In Chrysemys picta bellii isolate R12L10 unplaced genomic scaffold, ASM1138683v2 scaf2114, whole genome shotgun sequence, the following are encoded in one genomic region:
- the LOC135980183 gene encoding maestro heat-like repeat family member 5, with protein sequence VGDVVGRILMWLDDVCDPRARKAALRATALLARSHPQDVVLSCVAHTLSSDRCAIELWKALGEEPQLTREVLQQLLDKLQQRRREEKSGNVSLAAMRTIYEVLFLWGYREAILEMYPQMLILCVRQVQYVMELRLPGTYRASETSSPEEGSSCLSPLSTSVEAVKTLFSMPGYWKEFAGIQLQQGWDMISSRYYYSQGVGLIARAMIEFENPQLPAVFREAVTIVQSQKEDEQRHIAMTFCTELLQSPSIETIVTKSELKAQLMEWTQDKNPIIRRLSLRGLGSVVLQPAKVQLLRAQLPAIMDTFGDRDGVCVMEAMHKAGDIIYLLDGEGLGSISQDIAVSLRPFIDDERGSVRSAAILLLGKVVSRVKDPDKGMVQQEMINCLLPLLLHLEDQEERVTLCFSGGLI encoded by the exons GTTGGAGACGTTGTTGGAAGGATCTTAATGTGGCTAGACGACGTCTGTGATCCCAGAGCCAGAAAAGCAGCGCTGAGGGCCACGGCCTTGCTGGCTCGCTCCCACCCCCAGGATGTGGTTCTGAGCTGTGTGGCGCACACGCTGTCATCGGACAG atgtgccattgagctgtggaaggccttgggtgaagaaccacagctcaccagggaggtgctgcagcagctgctggacaagCTCCAGCAGAGACGCCGGGAGGAGAAGAGCGGCAATGTGTCTCTGGCT gcAATGAGGACCATTTACGAGGTCCTTTTCCTGTGGGGATACCGAGAAGCCATCCTGGAAATGTATCCCCAGATGCTCATCCTCTGCGTCAGGCAAGTGCAGTATGTGATGGAGCTGCGCTTGCCAGGGACCTACAGGGCCAGCGAGACATCCAGCCCCGAGGAGGGGTccagctgcctcagccccctaag cACGTCAGTGGAGGCTGTGAAGACTCTTTTTTCCATGCCCGGATACTGGAAGGAATTTGCCGGCATCCAGTTACAGCAGGGTTGGGACATGATATCCTCCCGATATTACTACTCGCAGGGTGTTGGCCTAATTGCAAG agccatgatcgagtttgagaaccctcagctccctgcagttttCAGAGAGGCCGTCACCATTGTCCAGAGTCAGAAGGAGGATGAGCAGAGACATATCGCCATGACTTTCTGCACTGAG TTGCtccagagtccttccattgagaCGATAGTGACAAAATCAGAGCTCAAGGCGCAGCTCATGGAATGGACCCAGGACAAAAATCCCATCATACGTAGGCTCAGTCTGCGAGGCCTTGGCAGTGTTGTGCTCCAGCCAGCAAAG GTGCAATTGTTACGGGCCCAGCTGCCAGCGATCATGGACACGTTCGGTGACAGGGATGGAGTGTGTGTCATGGAGGCCATGCATAAAGCTGGAGACATCATCTACCTCCTCgacggggaggggcttggctccaTCTCCCAGGACATTGCAGTCAGCCTTCGCCCCTTCATTGATGAC gagaggggcagtgtgcGCTCCGCTGCCATTTTACTGCTTGGCAAGGTGGTGAGCAGGGTGAAGGACCCGGACAAAGGCATGGTGCAGCAGGAAATGATCAACTGcttgctcccgctgctgctgcatctcgaaGACCAGGAGGAGCGTGTGACACTG TGTTTCTCAGGTGGGCTCATTTGA